The sequence below is a genomic window from Spiroplasma gladiatoris.
TGTTGCAGTAATGGATGGAGGTCAACCAATGGTTTTAGAAAATCCTGAGGGACAAAGAACCACTGCATCAGTTGTTGCATTTAAAAATGGCGACATTATTGTTGGAGGAGCTGCAAAAAGACAAGCAGTTACAAATCCAAATACAGCTATTTCAATTAAACGTGAAATGGGAACAAGTAATAAAAGAAATTTAGAAGGTAAAGATTATACTCCTGAACAAATTTCTGCAGAAATTTTACGTTATATTAAAAAATATGCTGAAGATAAATTAGGAACTAAAATTACAAAAGCTGTTGTAACAGTTCCAGCATATTTTAATGATGCACAACGTAAAGCTACAAAAGATGCAGGTAAAATTGCAGGTCTTGAAGTAGAGCGTATTATTAATGAACCAACCGCTGCTGCATTAGCATATGGTATTGATAAACAAGATAAAGAACAAAAAGTTTTAGTTTATGACTTAGGAGGAGGAACATTTGACGTATCAATTTTAGAATTAGCAGATGGTACTTATGATGTTCTTGCAACTTCTGGAGATAACAAACTTGGTGGAGATGATTTTGACGAAAGAATCATGGACTGAATTGCAGATCAAATTAAAAAAGAATATAACATTGATTTATCAAAAGATAAAATGGCTTTACAAAGATTTAAAGATGAAGCTGAAAAAGCAAAAATTAACTTGTCAAGTCAAGTTGAAACAGAAATTAACTTACCATTCATTGCAATGAATGAAAATGGGCCAGTTAACTTTAGTTCAAAATTGTCAAGAAGTGAATTTGAAAAAATGACAAAAGATTTAGTTGAAAGAACTAGAAAACCAGTAATGGATGCTTTAGAACAATCAAAATTAAAAGCAACAGATATTCATGAAGTATTATTAGTTGGAGGATCAACTAGAATTCCAGCTGTTCAAACTTTAGTAAAATCATTATTAGGAAAAGAACCTAATAGAACTATTAATCCAGATGAAGTTGTTGCAATGGGTGCAGCTATTCAAGGTGGAGTTCTTGCTGGTGATGTAACAG
It includes:
- the dnaK gene encoding molecular chaperone DnaK, with protein sequence MAKEKIIGIDLGTTNSVVAVMDGGQPMVLENPEGQRTTASVVAFKNGDIIVGGAAKRQAVTNPNTAISIKREMGTSNKRNLEGKDYTPEQISAEILRYIKKYAEDKLGTKITKAVVTVPAYFNDAQRKATKDAGKIAGLEVERIINEPTAAALAYGIDKQDKEQKVLVYDLGGGTFDVSILELADGTYDVLATSGDNKLGGDDFDERIMDWIADQIKKEYNIDLSKDKMALQRFKDEAEKAKINLSSQVETEINLPFIAMNENGPVNFSSKLSRSEFEKMTKDLVERTRKPVMDALEQSKLKATDIHEVLLVGGSTRIPAVQTLVKSLLGKEPNRTINPDEVVAMGAAIQGGVLAGDVTEVLLLDVTPLTLGIETMGGVMTPLINRNTTIPTEKSQVFSTAVDNQPAVDINVLQGERPMAADNKSLGQFQLTGIKPAPRGVPQIEVTFKIDVNGIVSVTAKDKQTNEEKSITISNSGALSDAEIEKMIKEAEENAEADSKKRKNMELKNKAESYLNIIEESMKESADKVSEDQKKQSEELAKSIRELIAKEDYEALEKKMEELEGAMKMASEMAAQQVNQNNEQPTDDKKDDSEKK